One stretch of Methylopila sp. 73B DNA includes these proteins:
- the coaD gene encoding pantetheine-phosphate adenylyltransferase: MPRTAFYAGSFDPVTNGHLDVVARALTLADRLVVGVGVHAGKQPIFPAEERRELIAATCGPLAETAGVALEIVAFSGLVVEAARAAGATLLVRGLRDATDFDYEMQMAGMNGELAPDVQTVFLPAGPASRFITATLVRQIAAMGGDVSAFAPPEVARRLADRFRS, encoded by the coding sequence ATGCCCCGCACCGCCTTCTACGCCGGCTCCTTCGACCCGGTGACCAATGGACACCTCGACGTGGTCGCGCGCGCGCTCACTCTCGCGGATCGGCTCGTCGTCGGAGTGGGGGTCCATGCCGGCAAGCAGCCGATCTTCCCGGCCGAGGAGCGCCGCGAGCTGATCGCCGCGACCTGCGGGCCGCTGGCCGAGACCGCGGGCGTCGCCCTCGAGATTGTCGCGTTCTCGGGTCTGGTCGTCGAGGCCGCGCGCGCGGCCGGCGCGACGCTGCTCGTCCGCGGGTTGCGGGACGCGACCGACTTCGATTACGAGATGCAGATGGCGGGCATGAACGGCGAACTCGCGCCGGACGTGCAGACCGTCTTCCTGCCCGCCGGTCCCGCGTCCCGCTTCATCACCGCCACGCTCGTCCGCCAGATCGCGGCCATGGGCGGCGACGTCTCGGCCTTCGCGCCGCCCGAGGTCGCGCGCCGGCTCGCCGATCGGTTCCGTTCATGA
- a CDS encoding peptidylprolyl isomerase codes for MKLLLALAFAFGLAAVAPAAAQTAPAKAGPSIVLETTKGAVTIRLRPDLAPKHVERIVKLVSEKFYDGVPFHRVIAGFMAQTGDPTGTGTGGSKYPDVAAEFSKESFRRGVVGMARAGSPNSANSQFFICFAASPWLDGQYTIVGEVTQGMDVVDKLNKGSGAGGMVASPDKVTSARLVGAAG; via the coding sequence ATGAAGCTGCTGCTCGCACTCGCCTTCGCGTTCGGCCTCGCCGCCGTCGCGCCCGCAGCGGCGCAGACCGCGCCGGCCAAGGCCGGGCCGTCGATCGTGCTCGAGACCACCAAGGGCGCGGTGACCATCCGCCTGCGGCCGGACCTCGCGCCGAAGCACGTCGAGCGCATCGTCAAGCTCGTGAGCGAGAAGTTTTACGACGGCGTGCCGTTCCACCGCGTGATCGCGGGCTTCATGGCCCAGACCGGCGACCCGACCGGCACCGGCACGGGCGGCTCGAAGTACCCGGACGTCGCGGCGGAGTTCTCCAAGGAGAGCTTCAGGCGCGGCGTGGTGGGCATGGCGCGCGCGGGTTCGCCCAACAGCGCCAACAGCCAGTTCTTCATCTGCTTCGCCGCGTCCCCCTGGCTGGACGGGCAGTACACGATCGTGGGCGAAGTCACCCAGGGCATGGACGTCGTCGACAAGCTCAACAAGGGCTCGGGCGCCGGCGGCATGGTTGCAAGCCCCGACAAGGTGACATCCGCCCGCCTCGTCGGCGCGGCGGGCTGA
- a CDS encoding peptidylprolyl isomerase, with the protein MSDPENTLVLETTKGRVVVALRPDLAPGHVARVKELVRQKFYDGVVFHRVIDGFMAQTGDPEGTGRGGSGVKLKAEFSKEKHVRGTVSAARSMDPNSADSQFFFCFEDAPWLDGQYSVWGQVTEGMENIDKIKRGEPVIDPDKIVSIKVAADA; encoded by the coding sequence ATGAGCGATCCCGAGAACACGCTGGTTCTGGAGACGACCAAGGGCCGCGTCGTGGTGGCGCTGCGCCCCGATCTCGCGCCGGGCCATGTCGCCCGCGTGAAGGAGCTCGTCCGTCAGAAGTTCTACGACGGCGTGGTCTTCCATCGCGTGATCGACGGCTTCATGGCGCAGACCGGCGATCCCGAAGGCACCGGCCGCGGCGGGTCGGGCGTGAAGCTCAAGGCGGAGTTCTCCAAGGAGAAACACGTCCGCGGCACGGTCTCGGCGGCCCGTTCGATGGACCCGAACTCCGCCGACAGCCAGTTCTTCTTCTGCTTCGAGGACGCGCCGTGGCTCGACGGCCAGTACTCGGTGTGGGGCCAGGTCACCGAGGGCATGGAGAACATCGACAAGATCAAGCGCGGCGAGCCGGTGATCGATCCTGACAAGATCGTGTCGATCAAGGTCGCCGCGGACGCCTGA